The Bacillota bacterium genome includes a window with the following:
- the lgt gene encoding prolipoprotein diacylglyceryl transferase, whose translation MKLLFDFGFFEIYFFGAMVALGGLAGILLTVWQARRKGLPPDKALDLTVWTLLGGIVGARLGYILFYSPMYYVQNPLDIVMIQNGGLSIHGGILGGSLVAIYYIKRNKLPLWQFADILAPSLILGQAIGRIGCDVFGIPMEGVYPWGVWVGGTLVHPVQIYEVLLDYSLFAYLWLKRDRAKYQGQIFVHYLIGYALIRGAVEFLRTNPVIIDPFSVSHLLSLITIAAGFFLSLALKTRYPLPPVMQKKSGMVTTIVITAIGMILSVLLFFSVQGG comes from the coding sequence TTGAAATTACTATTTGACTTTGGGTTTTTTGAAATATATTTCTTTGGCGCGATGGTTGCCCTGGGAGGGTTGGCTGGAATCTTGCTTACAGTTTGGCAGGCACGCAGGAAAGGGTTACCTCCAGATAAGGCCTTGGATCTTACAGTATGGACTTTACTGGGTGGTATTGTTGGTGCCAGGCTTGGCTATATTCTTTTTTATAGCCCTATGTACTATGTCCAAAACCCGTTGGATATAGTGATGATTCAGAACGGGGGACTCTCTATACACGGGGGTATTCTAGGCGGTTCATTGGTAGCAATATACTACATTAAGCGAAATAAATTACCTTTGTGGCAGTTCGCTGATATTCTGGCTCCTTCTTTGATTTTAGGGCAGGCCATAGGCAGAATTGGATGTGATGTCTTTGGTATTCCTATGGAGGGAGTTTATCCATGGGGCGTATGGGTTGGAGGCACATTAGTCCATCCTGTACAGATTTATGAGGTGCTCTTGGACTATTCATTATTTGCCTACCTTTGGCTAAAAAGAGACCGGGCAAAATATCAGGGGCAAATATTTGTGCATTATCTTATTGGGTATGCTTTAATCAGGGGAGCAGTAGAATTCTTGCGTACCAATCCCGTTATTATAGATCCCTTCTCCGTGTCTCACCTCTTAAGCTTGATCACCATAGCAGCAGGTTTCTTTTTGAGCCTGGCGCTTAAAACAAGATACCCATTACCTCCGGTGATGCAAAAGAAGTCCGGAATGGTGACAACAATAGTTATAACTGCTATTGGAATGATATTATCAGTGCTTCTATTTTTCTCTGTCCAAGGCGGATAA
- a CDS encoding Spo0E family sporulation regulatory protein-aspartic acid phosphatase, translating into MKGGSRKLISRTSELLVDIEHERHKLHEKAKKNPRDIGILLETSKRLDKLIIEYQKITSYSHRQEE; encoded by the coding sequence ATCAAAGGAGGCAGCAGAAAATTGATATCAAGGACATCCGAACTACTCGTAGATATAGAACACGAGCGTCACAAGCTACATGAGAAGGCAAAAAAAAATCCCCGTGACATAGGAATACTGCTGGAAACAAGCAAGAGACTGGATAAATTAATTATAGAATATCAAAAGATAACCAGTTATTCTCATAGACAGGAGGAATAA
- a CDS encoding helix-turn-helix domain-containing protein: MTRDEFIKKADKKLKLIRIEGNYTQDKMAHILGISKKTLVQIEKGRSSLGWAGAVTLCTILRNSEVLEMTFGGQPQDLILSLAFVGYESNYEKTLGGKVWWVNTESEGEFRIQQNIISQHYRILDGYNRRICSSFDYEYIKKRLQELCSGSGGK, translated from the coding sequence ATGACAAGAGATGAGTTCATAAAAAAAGCCGATAAAAAATTGAAGCTGATCCGTATCGAAGGCAACTATACCCAGGATAAAATGGCACATATTCTAGGTATCTCTAAAAAAACTCTGGTTCAGATTGAAAAGGGCAGATCCAGTCTTGGCTGGGCAGGAGCTGTAACACTGTGTACAATTTTAAGAAATAGTGAAGTGCTTGAGATGACCTTCGGGGGCCAACCCCAGGACCTTATCCTCTCCCTGGCATTTGTAGGTTATGAAAGCAATTATGAAAAAACTCTGGGCGGAAAAGTTTGGTGGGTAAATACTGAAAGCGAAGGGGAGTTTAGAATTCAGCAGAATATAATCTCCCAGCACTATAGGATTTTAGATGGTTACAACAGAAGAATCTGCTCGTCTTTTGATTATGAATACATAAAAAAGAGGCTGCAGGAGCTCTGTTCTGGTAGTGGGGGTAAATAA
- a CDS encoding ubiquinone biosynthesis protein UbiA has protein sequence MLAFIKAYIKSMRLYYAFVTGISGWIGIAFYEYIAKSPFQTIELVPSTEKKAVILAMLFLSWGINQIINDYLGLKEDRINAPHRPMVTGELDPSKALTLSGLLLTLTLLITYFYLEPIALIPAILGIVLNILYQNAKGYGIWGNIVFGLMISMCTAFGFLAAGPTESPYFTSSRISVLILVTVMNGLMTFYTYFKDYTGDKAANKRTIVVQLGIDKSRYIAAVSAFLPAVIFSLLYFNNFIEARVNNMFLILAGLTFFLELWTGYLYFKNPKGKRTYYSLATNFRACTCGQATLIALFNTELAMLLFLVSYMFVGLLFDLHTDHKS, from the coding sequence TTGCTGGCTTTTATTAAGGCATATATTAAATCCATGAGGCTTTATTACGCTTTTGTTACAGGGATTTCAGGCTGGATAGGCATAGCATTTTACGAGTATATTGCTAAATCCCCCTTCCAAACAATTGAACTGGTCCCTTCAACAGAAAAAAAGGCAGTAATACTGGCAATGCTGTTTTTAAGCTGGGGTATTAACCAGATAATTAATGATTACCTGGGGCTAAAGGAAGACAGGATTAATGCGCCTCACCGCCCCATGGTTACCGGTGAACTGGACCCTTCCAAAGCTCTGACGTTATCCGGCCTGCTGTTAACATTGACTTTATTGATCACATACTTTTATCTGGAGCCCATTGCCCTCATCCCTGCAATCCTGGGTATAGTATTAAACATCCTATATCAAAATGCCAAAGGTTACGGTATTTGGGGCAATATTGTATTTGGACTCATGATTTCCATGTGTACTGCCTTCGGATTTCTGGCAGCGGGTCCAACTGAGTCGCCTTATTTTACATCCAGCCGTATTTCAGTGCTGATATTAGTAACAGTAATGAACGGCCTGATGACCTTTTATACATATTTCAAAGATTACACCGGTGACAAAGCTGCAAATAAAAGGACCATTGTTGTACAGCTTGGCATTGATAAATCAAGGTATATTGCAGCTGTCTCAGCTTTTCTCCCTGCCGTAATCTTTTCGTTGCTTTATTTCAATAACTTCATTGAAGCCAGGGTAAACAATATGTTCCTCATCCTGGCCGGATTAACGTTTTTTCTTGAACTGTGGACCGGCTATCTCTACTTTAAAAATCCCAAAGGTAAGAGAACTTATTATTCCCTGGCTACCAATTTCAGAGCCTGCACCTGCGGCCAGGCAACCCTGATCGCTTTATTCAATACCGAACTGGCAATGCTGCTATTTTTAGTTTCATATATGTTTGTAGGTTTATTATTTGATTTACATACCGATCACAAATCTTAA
- a CDS encoding acyl carrier protein → MNLEDRVIAAIKNNLERAPEINLASRLVDDLMIDSLDRLMIISALEDEFSLTIDDEDFADIVTVNDIAKKLKAQYLSSHSL, encoded by the coding sequence ATGAATTTGGAGGATAGGGTTATTGCCGCAATAAAGAATAATTTGGAAAGGGCACCTGAGATTAATCTTGCAAGTCGATTAGTTGATGATTTAATGATTGATTCACTGGATAGATTGATGATTATTTCAGCCCTGGAGGATGAATTCTCGCTTACCATTGATGATGAAGACTTCGCAGATATAGTTACTGTAAATGATATTGCAAAGAAACTTAAAGCTCAGTATTTATCTTCGCACAGCCTGTAA
- a CDS encoding aminotransferase class I/II-fold pyridoxal phosphate-dependent enzyme — protein MYLEDFYNRVNLDESLVRNAVFNPYYIDIESGLDEKVVINGKKMINLASNNYLGLAADSRVKEAAIRAVQKYGTSLCGTPIATGYIELYKRMEAKLSNFIGLEETIILPSCYQANNGLFSSIAGREDLIIIDRFAHSSLIQGIKAVGCKIRPFLHNNLEHLAGILQRSSGYRQLFVVTESVFSTDGSIAPFKEIVALCEEYNAMPVIDDSHGLGVLGASGKGILEAQKIDYYQGLYTASLGKGLANSGGIISGDRRVINYLKYYCPHLVYSTALTPPVLAGIEAVLEIIHLEFKTLRKRLDLYKQEIFAGLLKTGLAVVSNDTPINSIKTGSKENTFATAKKLFDNGILATPFIEPSVPVNEGRVRLIAGANLSQATIQEAVAAIKRIGC, from the coding sequence ATGTATCTGGAGGATTTTTATAACAGAGTCAACTTGGATGAAAGCCTTGTCCGGAACGCAGTCTTTAACCCGTATTACATAGATATAGAATCCGGGTTGGATGAAAAGGTTGTCATTAACGGCAAAAAAATGATCAATCTTGCTTCCAACAACTATCTTGGTCTGGCAGCGGACAGCAGAGTTAAAGAGGCTGCTATCAGAGCGGTTCAAAAGTATGGGACCTCCCTTTGCGGCACTCCTATAGCCACAGGATACATCGAACTATATAAACGTATGGAAGCCAAGCTATCAAACTTTATCGGCCTGGAGGAGACAATTATTCTACCCTCCTGTTACCAGGCCAATAATGGCTTATTCAGTTCTATTGCCGGACGGGAAGACTTGATTATCATAGACCGGTTTGCCCATTCTTCATTGATTCAAGGTATTAAAGCTGTAGGCTGTAAGATAAGACCTTTTTTGCATAATAACCTGGAGCATCTTGCAGGTATTTTGCAGCGTTCCTCAGGTTACAGGCAGCTTTTTGTTGTTACAGAGTCTGTTTTTTCCACCGATGGCAGTATTGCACCCTTTAAGGAAATAGTTGCTTTGTGTGAAGAATATAATGCGATGCCGGTAATAGATGACTCCCATGGCCTGGGAGTATTGGGTGCATCGGGGAAAGGAATTTTAGAAGCACAGAAAATAGATTACTACCAGGGCCTTTATACTGCGTCCCTGGGCAAGGGCCTGGCTAATTCAGGCGGAATAATCAGCGGTGACAGAAGAGTTATAAACTATCTTAAATATTACTGCCCGCACCTGGTTTATTCCACCGCCCTTACACCACCGGTGCTGGCCGGCATCGAGGCTGTGCTGGAAATTATTCATTTGGAATTTAAAACTCTAAGAAAGCGCCTGGATTTATATAAGCAAGAGATTTTTGCCGGCCTGCTGAAAACAGGGTTAGCAGTGGTATCAAATGATACCCCCATTAACTCTATTAAAACAGGCAGTAAGGAAAATACCTTTGCCACTGCTAAAAAGCTTTTTGACAATGGTATTCTGGCAACGCCTTTTATTGAGCCCTCTGTCCCTGTAAATGAAGGACGGGTAAGGTTAATTGCCGGAGCCAACCTGTCACAAGCCACTATCCAGGAAGCAGTTGCAGCTATTAAAAGGATAGGCTGCTGA
- a CDS encoding diacylglycerol kinase, whose product MRYFFILNPGSGGGKSRHKLKRIFDILDRKNINYEYKLTSSLEDAYILSLQANQKGYDVIVAVGGDGTINRVLNGFYNACGSRISSAKFAVIHTGTSPDFCKSYNIPLKIDRAVNMLLTGNSKRIQIGKVTHTCLENQNIKTSYFACCANIGLGASLARNANSGIRKYMGDYAGTFLALIKTLLNYKTCKLTVSFDGQKQFMERVYNIAVGRSTYIASGIKVKNNLSSGDSRFYTLIVKNMRFTNWPRVIGKVYSGKEFVNNDIISLQYAKVIEVCGSGKHPELEFDGDPAGYLPCLIEVAQDPLDLICEV is encoded by the coding sequence ATGAGATATTTCTTTATTCTAAATCCCGGTTCCGGGGGCGGAAAAAGCAGGCACAAGTTGAAAAGGATTTTTGATATTCTTGACCGTAAAAACATCAATTACGAATATAAATTAACCTCCTCGCTGGAAGATGCATATATACTTTCCCTGCAGGCCAACCAAAAGGGATATGATGTTATCGTTGCTGTCGGGGGAGACGGAACCATTAACAGAGTCCTGAACGGGTTTTATAATGCTTGCGGCAGCAGGATTTCCAGTGCAAAGTTTGCTGTTATACATACCGGTACAAGTCCTGACTTTTGTAAGAGCTATAATATCCCGCTAAAAATTGACCGGGCTGTTAATATGCTGTTAACGGGTAACAGTAAAAGAATTCAGATTGGCAAAGTAACTCATACTTGCTTAGAAAACCAAAATATTAAAACAAGCTATTTTGCCTGCTGCGCCAATATTGGCCTGGGGGCCTCCCTGGCCAGGAATGCAAACAGCGGCATTAGAAAATATATGGGAGATTATGCTGGAACCTTTCTCGCACTTATTAAAACCCTGCTCAATTATAAGACCTGTAAGTTAACAGTGAGTTTTGACGGCCAAAAGCAGTTTATGGAACGAGTTTATAATATAGCCGTGGGGAGAAGCACTTATATTGCTTCGGGAATTAAGGTTAAAAATAATTTATCCTCCGGAGACAGCCGTTTTTACACCCTTATTGTTAAGAATATGCGCTTTACAAATTGGCCGCGTGTGATTGGAAAAGTATACAGCGGTAAGGAGTTTGTTAATAACGATATTATCTCGCTGCAATACGCCAAAGTCATAGAAGTTTGCGGCAGTGGTAAGCATCCTGAATTGGAGTTCGACGGTGATCCCGCCGGGTATCTTCCCTGTTTGATTGAAGTTGCTCAAGACCCGCTGGATCTGATATGTGAGGTTTGA
- a CDS encoding thiamine-monophosphate kinase → MSKEKEMIETINKHMPRSSNQLNDLFEADAEIINFTSRRLVYNIDEFSEDDLLRDEDPYVLGWNMAVGSISDILASGGRPMYYAHSLVIRNSWTKEYVAKLSLGIADVLKEAGASFIGGDFGISETWRYTGSVIGHLEDQPMLRSGAKAGDLIFISGPIGLGNVEAAFLLYSANPLIKNLTGKWKNYFRLRSREAHFIKRYSSCCIDTSDGVLNALNAVSEMSRTGFKLGNLPYTKSGLLLAKVLNMPKEGLFLGECGEYELLFTIRKEVAEEFLEQAKELQLKFYQIGEIKEHGSKMLSTAKKKIDLTTYNIRARDYQYTKEYLRDINNFLTSLL, encoded by the coding sequence ATGAGTAAAGAAAAAGAGATGATAGAAACAATCAACAAACATATGCCCAGGAGTTCAAACCAGCTAAATGATTTGTTTGAAGCGGACGCTGAAATAATAAATTTCACCTCTAGAAGGCTGGTTTACAATATAGATGAATTTTCCGAAGATGATCTGCTAAGAGATGAAGATCCCTATGTGCTGGGCTGGAATATGGCAGTGGGCAGTATCAGCGATATCCTGGCGTCCGGGGGAAGGCCAATGTATTATGCCCACAGCCTGGTTATTCGTAATTCGTGGACCAAGGAATACGTTGCCAAACTATCCCTGGGCATTGCAGATGTACTCAAGGAAGCAGGAGCATCGTTTATAGGCGGGGATTTTGGCATATCTGAAACCTGGAGATATACCGGCTCGGTAATTGGCCACCTGGAGGATCAGCCAATGTTAAGGAGCGGGGCAAAGGCCGGGGATCTTATTTTTATTTCCGGCCCCATCGGTCTAGGCAACGTAGAAGCAGCTTTCCTGCTCTATTCCGCAAACCCTTTAATCAAAAACTTAACCGGGAAATGGAAAAATTACTTCCGGCTTAGAAGCAGAGAAGCCCACTTTATAAAAAGATACAGCAGCTGCTGCATTGACACCAGCGACGGAGTGTTAAACGCGCTCAATGCTGTCTCTGAGATGAGCCGGACGGGCTTTAAACTTGGCAACCTGCCCTACACTAAAAGTGGCTTGTTGTTAGCAAAAGTCCTGAACATGCCGAAAGAAGGGTTATTTTTAGGTGAATGTGGTGAGTACGAATTGCTTTTTACCATCAGAAAAGAGGTAGCTGAAGAATTTCTTGAGCAAGCAAAAGAGCTACAGCTAAAATTTTATCAAATTGGTGAAATAAAAGAACACGGCAGCAAAATGCTTTCTACAGCAAAAAAGAAAATTGACTTAACAACATACAACATAAGGGCTAGGGACTACCAATATACTAAAGAGTATTTGCGAGACATTAATAATTTCCTTACTTCTTTACTTTAA
- a CDS encoding beta-ketoacyl-[acyl-carrier-protein] synthase family protein, which yields MKRRVVITGIGPAAATGLGKKDFFHNLYALNPCISEIPKCYEQNYNFKSRYFVPKPEFSLTDWGVHKSIEGMMEEISRFSVLGAKLALEDAGFNINKRNKYFQVDSLDNCAVIIGIGMSSLQTALESYAAHIADTCDTKHRFNRMVIPMLMPNSAAAWISILFAIKGFSYTVNASCASGSIAIGEAYRKILSGRCDAALTGGVEVLAERNGAMMRGFDMLTTLTRSEDGRPLPFSNKRSGFLLNEGAGCVLVLEELQTALKRGAHIYAEIVGYECSNEAYSIMQIDPSGENITGLLQKLTKGINVDYINAHGTATVANDEIEAKVIQNLFGVKNKQPYINSTKGILGHSIGASGAIEAAVTAMAIKDSRIHGNLTTEPMDELNLPLESIDAPINYAITASYGFGGHNALILLKRFNENE from the coding sequence TTGAAACGAAGAGTTGTAATTACAGGTATCGGTCCGGCAGCAGCCACCGGTCTGGGAAAAAAGGATTTTTTCCATAACCTCTATGCTCTAAACCCATGCATTTCAGAGATACCAAAGTGTTATGAGCAGAACTATAATTTCAAATCCCGTTATTTTGTGCCTAAGCCGGAATTCTCGTTAACTGACTGGGGAGTGCACAAATCCATTGAAGGCATGATGGAAGAGATATCAAGATTCTCGGTACTAGGCGCAAAGCTGGCTTTGGAGGATGCGGGATTTAATATCAATAAAAGGAACAAGTATTTTCAAGTGGACAGTCTTGACAACTGTGCCGTTATCATTGGAATTGGTATGAGCAGTTTGCAAACCGCCCTGGAATCTTACGCTGCCCACATTGCAGATACCTGTGACACAAAACACAGGTTTAACAGAATGGTAATTCCCATGCTGATGCCCAATTCAGCTGCTGCCTGGATCTCCATACTATTTGCGATTAAAGGTTTTAGTTATACCGTCAATGCCTCCTGTGCCTCCGGGAGTATAGCCATAGGTGAGGCTTATAGAAAGATTTTATCCGGCAGGTGTGATGCGGCACTAACCGGTGGCGTTGAAGTCCTGGCAGAAAGAAATGGTGCCATGATGAGAGGCTTTGACATGTTGACCACCCTAACAAGATCAGAGGACGGAAGGCCCTTGCCTTTTTCCAATAAGAGAAGCGGTTTTTTATTAAATGAAGGGGCCGGCTGCGTTTTGGTTCTGGAGGAACTGCAGACCGCTCTAAAAAGAGGAGCTCATATTTATGCGGAAATTGTTGGATATGAGTGCTCCAACGAGGCTTACAGCATTATGCAAATAGATCCGTCCGGCGAAAACATTACCGGGCTTTTGCAGAAGCTTACTAAGGGCATTAATGTCGATTATATCAATGCCCATGGAACAGCAACGGTGGCCAATGATGAAATTGAAGCCAAAGTAATACAAAATCTTTTCGGCGTCAAAAATAAACAACCCTATATTAACTCCACTAAAGGTATACTGGGACACAGCATTGGCGCCAGCGGAGCTATTGAGGCTGCTGTTACCGCAATGGCCATAAAAGATTCCAGGATACACGGGAACTTAACTACTGAACCCATGGATGAACTCAATCTACCCCTGGAATCAATTGATGCCCCAATTAATTACGCCATAACTGCTTCCTACGGCTTTGGAGGTCACAATGCATTAATACTTCTTAAGAGGTTTAATGAAAATGAGTAG